In one window of Hylaeus volcanicus isolate JK05 unplaced genomic scaffold, UHH_iyHylVolc1.0_haploid 12050, whole genome shotgun sequence DNA:
- the LOC128882525 gene encoding uncharacterized protein LOC128882525 gives MTTFSTGHYEKASFDEEDENTNEDDDDNEATQPSIISKSPKSKTTREPCIRLSQSSFSYPSSSSTSHHYDDAYNESSFAPTPLQPQNVNSNSNNISSTSISTYHNIYLGAPELLVQLFDALQKKIIKNKKFINSPSYIDEHVSKCFSTQTSSQTSDAFIESSGTFNFNDSVESTANRLIQAIADAQDMQEKNLSIYSVSKFDRHMTVFAACDPDAVCAVALLKEGISERFGLNVNLIPISCYTHLQKALTLELLSTTKKRSLQECDILFFINVGSRKDVRNFFKKHNSHSTWQPSLFIIDHHRPVSPEYFVPSKSNLPYYSIVCTTDEIEKIQEETRRFNLWKNCCHITERDPDWEDEFIQDHSTYRFLDGIGEYHSSSSSLVILEALRHHSLETPGMFFTVATALAYQLSLGILSRTDYVKHLGLLQEHFQHLKNQISTRHYDFQMIKAVSKELLIPLLRFTSIEDGVRNSALFLRAQASRFATPDVIEQELSSLRVVLALKEESWKDQFRFLTSSEQKQLITNQLPEVLQRETMQSRQSLPKRYPDDQETQYLTSTLAFVRYLSIVGLPDRVSSLDVAFLLLSILSQPLLCKNQRSSEEPGSASTLYNSTHPISSLTINETSSSFSDCSFALSVKPFVEALQFIESVANISKNGNVHLAVFPDQSNSFKNLSISANDTLLSTNETDSSLHFFGNIWDAYVAYNNHSTQSYVTSLSNSDWHRILARLSRVALQLQRDATRFVLHILRKRRSKTNQMSDYRRAAENVEGFFEDALPQQLYHPLLLRYCAFITSDCIARGVLSALPDVMFFVTAPPDHISSGSTVLSCSPNASMRTPSKLGLHLYHKLNSLKHSGMIHMARQNDFDASVAFLPNNKLHTLFTALFTSSLDDLSYRSLPVKKTSSFHSFTRKKPNAYSPSSSSDTSTRSKEQDDDATKSMTSRSTDLKRRRLILRDPDNATSKKS, from the exons ATGACAACTTTTAGTACAGGTCATTATGAAAAAGCGTCTTTTGATGAAGAAGATGAAAACACAAATGAAGATGACGACGATAATGAAGCGACGCAACCTTCCATTATATCGAAGTCCCCAAAGTCAAAGACAACTCGTGAGCCCTGTATTCGACTTTCACAGTCCAGTTTTTCGTATCCTTCATCTTCCTCCACATCTCACCATTATGATGACGCTTATAACGAATCGTCTTTTGCTCCAACACCTTTACAACCACAAAATGTTAACTCTAATTCCAATAACATCTCTAGTACATCGATTTCAACgtatcataatatttatttaggcGCACCAGAATTACTAGTACAATTGTTTGACGCGcttcagaaaaaaattataaaaaataaaaaattcattaattccCCTTCATACATAGACGAACATGTTTCTAAATGCTTTTCTACTCAAACCAGTTCACAAACATCTGATGCATTTATTGAATCTTCTGgtacttttaatttcaatgattcCGTTGAATCTACTGCAAACCGTTTGATTCAAGCTATCGCCGATGCTCAAGAtatgcaagaaaaaaatttatccaTTTATTCTGTTTCAAAATTCGATAGACATATGACCGTTTTTGCTGCCTGTGACCCTGACGCGGTCTGCGCAGTAGCTCTTCTCAAG gAAGGAATATCTGAGCGATTCGGTTTAAACGTAAATCTCATTCCAATTTCTTGTTATACCCATTTACAAAAAGCATTGACTCTTGAGTTGTTATCTACGACGAAAAAACGTTCTTTACAGGaa tgcgatattttattttttataaacgtgGGTTCTCGTAAAGAcgtgagaaattttttcaaaaaacataATAGTCATTCGACTTGGCAACCATCTCTATTTATAATTGATCACCATCGACCTGTGTCTCCAGAGTATTTTGTTCCATCCAAAAGTAAc CTTCCTTATTATTCTATTGTTTGTACTACGGacgaaattgagaaaattcaagaagaaACTCGACGTTTTAACTtgtggaaaaattgttgtcaTATCACAGAGAGAGATCCTGATTGGGAAGATGAATTCATTCAGGATCACTCAACATACCGATTTCTAGATGGTATAGGAGAGTATCATTCCAGTTCTTCTTCTTTAGTAATCCTTGAGGCTTTAAGGCATCATAGTTTAGAAACACCGGGAATGTTTTT tacaGTAGCAACCGCCTTAGCGTATCAATTAAGCTTAGGAATTTTATCAAGAACGGATTACGTCAAGCATCTCGGACTTTTACAAGAACATTTtcaacatttgaaaaatcaaatttccacTCGTCACTATGATTTTCAAATGATCAAAGCAGTCAGCAAAGAGTTGCTTATACCTCTTCTTCGTTTCACATCTATTGAAGACGGTGTAAGAAATTCAGCACTTTTTCTTCGAGCACAAGCGTCTCGCTTCGCTACACCCGATGTTATAGAACAAGAACTTTCTTCATTGCGTGTAGTATTAGCTTTAAAAGAG GAATCATGGAAAGATCAATTTCGATTTCTTACT agtTCCGAACAGAAACAACTCATTACCAATCAACTACC AGAAGTGTTACAACGAGAAACAATGCAATCGCGACAAAGTTTACCAAAACGCTACCCCGACGATCAAGAGACACAATATCTTACATCAACCCTTGCTTTTGTTAGGTATTTATCAATTGTGGGTTTACCAGATCGTGTTTCCTCTTTGGATGTtgcttttctattattatcaATTCTTTCTCAGCCTTTATTATGTA AAAATCAAAGAAGTTCAGAAGAACCCGGTAGTGCCTCAACTCTGTATAATTCAACTCACCCTATATCGTCGCTTACAATTAATGAAACGAGTTCGTCATTCTCTGATTGTTCTTTTGCACTTTCCGTGAAGCCTTTTGTGGAAGCGTTACAATTTATTGAAAG cgtagctaatatttctaaaaacgGAAATGTTCATTTAGCCGTCTTTCCTGATCAATCaaatagtttcaaaaatttatccATATCAGCTAATGATACTCTGTTGTCTACTAACGAAACCGATTCCTCTCTtcatttttttggaaatatatGGGATGCTTATGTCGCGTATAACAACCATTCTACGCAATCCTATGTAACTTCCCTTTCCAATTCTGATTGGCATCGAATTCTAGCACGACTGTCGCGTGTTGCTTTACAATTGCAAAGAGACGCTACTCGCTTT gtATTACACATATTAAGGAAACGTCGTTCTAAAACAAATCAAATGTCAGATTATCGACGTGCTGCTGAAAATGTTGAAGGGTTTTTTGAAGATGCTCTACCTCAACAACTATATCATCCTCTTCTCTTACGTTATTGCGCTTTTATAACATCGGATTGTATTGCA CGAGGCGTTTTGTCAGCGTTGCCTGATGTGATGTTTTTCGTAACTGCACCTCCCGACCACATTTCAAGTGGTAGTACCGTCTTAAGTTGTTCTCCGAATGCTTCAATGCGAACCCCAAG CAAGTTAGGCTTACATTTATATCATAAACTAAACAGTCTCAAACATTCTGGAATGATACACATGGCAAGACAAAACG aTTTTGATGCAAGCGTTGCATTTTTGCCTAATAATAAACTTCATACTCTCTTTACAGCTTTATTCACCAGCTCTTTAGATGATCTCTCTTATCGCTCCTTACCGGTAAAAAAAACATCCTCGTTTCATTCTTTCACTCGCAAAAAACCTAACGCTTATTCACCTTCAAG TTCTTCTGACACATCCACAAGGTCAAAAGAACAAGATGACGACGCTACGAAAAGCATGACCTCACGATCAACGGATTTGAAACGACGCCGTTTAATACTAAGAGATCCTGATAACGCAACGTCAAAAAAATCGTAA
- the LOC128882527 gene encoding proliferation-associated protein 2G4-like: MSKGNIQVSSSIATTDEPESRPDVITKYRTTADITNEVLKQVIARCVSGVDVHTLCNFGDCLIEEKVEKVYAKRESNQKIKKGVSFPTCISVNEMVSNFSPLPADTIKLAAGDLVKIQLGAHIDGYNTLVAHSIVVGEPEIVGRKADVLRAAWNAAEAALRTIEVGVDSTKVTDVMKRCVEPFKCKLVDHVMCRQLKQHVIEALKSFPLQGSTDERVTPVVFEMYEVYGINVVVSTGEGKSKPSDYRTCIFCRNVEQNYVLKTPMGRQFLREVTTRFPTLPFATRSIQNEKLCCLGLSECQRHELLEAYPVLTERSGEFVAQFQFTVMLLPGGAKRVTGLPFAQEATTKSSFSITDPALLSLLAKSLNPKKKKHQKKALKESDTLNEESQ; encoded by the exons atgtcgaaaggAAACATCCAAGTGTCTTCATCGATTGCTACTACTGACGAACCAGAATCTCGTCCAGatgttattacaaaatacCGTACTACTGCTGATATTacaaatgaagttttaaagcAGGTCATTGCTCGCTGTGTTTCTGGCGTCGATGTTCATACTTTATGCAATTTTGGTGATTGTCTTATtgaagaaaaagtagaaaaagttTATGCAAAACGTGAATCGAATCAAAAG ATAAAAAAAGGAGTTTCCTTCCCGACATGCATTAGTGTCAACGAAATGGTCAGCAATTTCTCACCATTGCCAGCAGATACCATTAAATTAGCAGCGGGAGATCTTGTTAAAAT TCAATTAGGTGCGCATATTGATGGGTACAATACTCTGGTAGCCCACTCCATTGTTGTGGGTGAACCTGAGATCGTAGGACGTAAAGCTGACGTTCTTCGAGCAGCTTGGAATGCTGCTGAGGCTGCTTTAAGAACCATCGAAGTTGGAGTCGACTCTACAAAAGTTACAGATGTTATGAAACGCTGTGTAGAGCCTTTTAAATGTAAACTCGTTGATCATGTTATGTGTCGCCAACTAAAACAACATGTCATTGAGGCTCTTAAATCTTTCCCTCTTCAAGGATCCACGGATGAGCGT GTAACTCCTGTTGTATTTGAAATGTATGAAGTCTATGGTATTAATGTCGTCGTTTCTACTGGAGAAGGAAAGAGTAAACCT tCTGATTATCGAACCTGCATATTCTGTCGTAATGTTGAACAAAACTATGTTTTAAAGACGCCTATGGGAAGACAGTTTTTAAGGGAGGTTACAACAC GTTTTCCTACACTCCCTTTCGCTACTCGTtctattcaaaatgaaaaactcTGCTGTTTGGGTCTTTCTGAATGCCAACGTCATGAACTTCTTGAAGCCTATCCTGTGTTAACTGAACGTTCTGGCGAGTTTGTCGctcaatttcaattcactGTTATGCTTTTACCTGGAGGAGCAAAACGCGTTACAGGATTACCTTTTGCTCAAGAAGCTACTACTAAATCAAGTTTTTCAATAACCGATCCCGCCCTTCTCAGTTTATTAGCg aaatcgCTGAAccctaagaaaaaaaaacatcagaAGAAAGCTTTGAAAGAATCTGATACTCTCAATGAAGAAAGTCAATAA
- the LOC128882529 gene encoding uncharacterized protein LOC128882529, whose translation MVNKLPCQGTRFQTVSKIFEELVPNVEVLLNCTDLKAHVNVYAQVEQQLRLILPDVEAIRQRVLETSPTKMIYGALTKKKIKTFLHQFDLLYATYQDELEPNFSHLHQKRITEEQLALKKHKELEMNQKLQEHCVRLEQSKEEELERQKLIEYHKLQKENDLRQLNNALLESQEKKEENKLQQKKFLETFSQALVQLRNLGPKEYARNGLLLYCSKEVSTDCLCRVLEPLLSILSRVVENPEIQYYRVIRCFNPSFYENVGIHEGSTKILMAAGFTLKQLCQETDYILQAQNSFEKDSDTEFLTTSRDADELYWIFKEPDPASAFDEWCTLTENVAWVKKFLETTIITARRRPSNNSINFFKSTIADLLF comes from the exons ATGGTAAATAAGTTGCCTTGCCAAGGAACTCGTTTTCAAACGGTTTCCAAGATTTTTGAAG AATTGGTCCCCAATGTTGAAGTGTTACTAAATTGCACTGACTTAAAAGCACAC GTCAATGTTTACGCACAAGTGGAACAACAATTAAGGTTAATTCTTCCTGACGTTGAAGCCATTCGACAACGCGTTTTGGAAACGAGTccaacaaaaatgatttacgGGGctttaacgaaaaaaaaaattaag acaTTTTTACATCAATTTGACTTATTATACGCTACCTATCAAGATGAGCTTGAACCTAACTTTTCACACTTGCATCAAAAAAGAATAACAGAAGAGCAATTGGCTTTA aaaaaacaCAAAGAGCTAGAAATGAATCAAAAATTGCAAGAACATTGTGTTCGTTTAGAACAAAGTAAAGAAGAGGAGTTGGAACgacaaaaattgatagaatACCATAAG ttacaaaaagaaaatgaccTACGGCAGTTAAACAATGCTTTACTGGAATCTcaagaaaaaaaggaggaaaa TAAgctacaacaaaaaaaattcttggaaaCGTTTTCTCAAGCGTTAGTTCAATTAAGAAATCTTGGGCCAAAAGAGTACGCGCGCAATGGTCTCCTGTTGTACTGTTCTAAAGAGGTTTCAACGGATTGTCTTTGTCGGGTTCTTG AGCCTTTATTATCGATTTTAAGTCGTGTTGTAGA aaaccctgaaattcaatattatcgCGTTATAAGGTGTTTTAATCCTagtttttat GAAAACGTAGGCATACATGAAGGATCTACAAAAATTCTCAT GGCTGCTGGTTTCACTTTGAAACAATTATGTCAAGAAACAGACTATATTTTACAAG CACAAAATTCCTTCGAAAAAGATTCGGACACAGAATTTTTGACCACATCTCGTGATGCTGATGAACTTTATTGGATTTTTAAAGAGCCTGATCCTGCTTC agcaTTTGATGAATGGTGTACTTTAACGGAAAATGTGGCTTGGGTAAAAAAGTTCCTA GAGACTACCATCATAACGGCTCGCCGCCGTCCTAGTAATAactcaattaatttttttaagagtACCATTGCAGACCTTTTGTTTTGA
- the LOC128882532 gene encoding uncharacterized protein LOC128882532 isoform X1, with amino-acid sequence MDTSSDFPSSFKGISHAIPQDMKQSKNLSVPNLKHANRFVWTSPFEDVTSSLGETDTINLTSAITAAAHAESHVRRGINAANQLLPSLTQNIKHYFAVSHMSVWYKIFAFFFPPFGYRKIWSNNQLIFSCDLASACDETNIYHLLPDLYVPLMAFTTYVLLCGLTQGALQEFHPQIFSSTASYALILIIFESAVCIFGFYLIGAQHLPILDVLSILGLKFEGSVVIVIIGLLFRHISYVFWAVALYCSLCASNSSFQWIKKCEKCNQTHLEWKSSKMNATLFHYFTIVISIAQILFTWFLIPSLLKKAPKV; translated from the exons ATGGATACTTCAAGCGACTTTCCTTCATCTTTTAAGG GAATATCTCACGCTATCCCGCAAGATATGAAACAGTCTAAAAATTTAAGCGTACCCAATTTAAa ACACGCGAATCGGTTTGTTTGGACATCTCCCTTCGAAGACGTAACCTCTTCTTTAGGCGAAACtgatactattaatttaacTAGTGCAATCACAGCAGCAGCACACGCCGAATCGCATGTGCGTCGAGGCATTAACGCAGCGAATCAATTACTACCTTCATTAactcaaaatataaaacattatttcgcTGTTAGTCACATGTCTGTGtggtataaaatatttgcttttttttttcctccctttGGA TACCGTAAAATTTGGTCAAACAACCAACTGatattttcttgcgatttAGCCTCAGCTTGTGACGAAACT AACATTTATCATTTGTTACCTGACCTTTACGTTCCTTTAATGGCTTTTACAACTTATGTGTTACTTTGTGGTTTAACTCAAGGGGCACTGCAAGA ATTTCATCCTCAGATATTTTCCTCTACTGCATCATACGCTTTGATTCTCATTATTTTTGAATCAGCGGTTTGCATCTTCG GTTTTTACCTTATTGGCGCCCAGCATCTTCCCATTTTAGATGTTTTGTCTATTTTAGGACTCAAATTTGAAGg ATCGGTCGTCATTGTTATTATAGGATTACTTTTTCGTCATATTTCATATGTTTTTTG GGCTGTTGCTCTTTACTGTAGTTTGTGTGCGTCCAACAGTTCG TTTCAgtggataaaaaaatgtgaGAAGTGTAATCAAACACATTTAGAATGGA AGTCTTCTAAGATGAATGCTACACTGTTTCACTATTTTACCATTGTTATTTCCATTGCTCAA atacTATTCACATGGTTTTTAATCCCgtctcttttaaaaaaagcaCCAAAGGTCTAG
- the LOC128882532 gene encoding protein YIF1A-like isoform X2, which yields MAFTTYVLLCGLTQGALQEFHPQIFSSTASYALILIIFESAVCIFGFYLIGAQHLPILDVLSILGLKFEGSVVIVIIGLLFRHISYVFWAVALYCSLCASNSSFQWIKKCEKCNQTHLEWKSSKMNATLFHYFTIVISIAQILFTWFLIPSLLKKAPKV from the exons ATGGCTTTTACAACTTATGTGTTACTTTGTGGTTTAACTCAAGGGGCACTGCAAGA ATTTCATCCTCAGATATTTTCCTCTACTGCATCATACGCTTTGATTCTCATTATTTTTGAATCAGCGGTTTGCATCTTCG GTTTTTACCTTATTGGCGCCCAGCATCTTCCCATTTTAGATGTTTTGTCTATTTTAGGACTCAAATTTGAAGg ATCGGTCGTCATTGTTATTATAGGATTACTTTTTCGTCATATTTCATATGTTTTTTG GGCTGTTGCTCTTTACTGTAGTTTGTGTGCGTCCAACAGTTCG TTTCAgtggataaaaaaatgtgaGAAGTGTAATCAAACACATTTAGAATGGA AGTCTTCTAAGATGAATGCTACACTGTTTCACTATTTTACCATTGTTATTTCCATTGCTCAA atacTATTCACATGGTTTTTAATCCCgtctcttttaaaaaaagcaCCAAAGGTCTAG